The proteins below are encoded in one region of Verrucomicrobiota bacterium:
- a CDS encoding TIGR03643 family protein, with translation MKGKIQSDQISLVIRLAWEDRTTFEEIKTRTVLAEHEVIDIMRRELKPSSFAMWRKRVAGRVTKHRKLLERRLKSPGRTLNESEEDDIEADEPKSNDPS, from the coding sequence ATGAAGGGAAAAATTCAAAGCGATCAGATTTCGCTGGTGATTCGTCTGGCGTGGGAAGATCGGACCACGTTTGAGGAAATAAAAACACGCACCGTCCTTGCAGAGCATGAGGTGATCGACATCATGCGCCGCGAACTCAAGCCTTCCAGTTTTGCCATGTGGCGCAAGCGGGTTGCGGGACGGGTCACGAAGCACCGCAAACTTCTCGAGAGACGTCTCAAGTCCCCAGGTCGAACTTTGAACGAATCGGAGGAAGATGATATCGAAGCCGATGAACCCAAATCCAACGACCCGAGTTGA
- a CDS encoding ADP-ribosylglycohydrolase family protein, which translates to MNGDQGSRWLQGYLGSLAADALAMPVHWYYDTAALRREYGVVDHFLEPKNPHSGSILWRSEYQALNEKGDILREQAQYWGQRGIHYHQFLKAGENTLNFQLARELYSFVRERGGYDADAWLERYIARMLEPGWHRDTYVEEYHRAFFTRYAQGKKPRKCGICDEHIGGLATVPALCAALEGMGLPELRSVVKEHVGLTHAHANVLRAADTLVRLLWRVAEGMEAHEAIRLEAGDWISGKKSDSWLHQPDEHVVGSRFSPACYIADAMPASLYLVWKYHRDFPAGIIANAMIGGDNCHRGAVVGSILGAACGVPERFLMTLPR; encoded by the coding sequence ATGAACGGGGATCAGGGCAGCCGATGGCTACAGGGATATCTCGGCTCACTCGCTGCCGATGCGCTGGCAATGCCCGTTCACTGGTACTACGACACGGCGGCCCTGCGACGGGAGTACGGCGTCGTGGACCACTTCCTTGAGCCAAAAAATCCGCATTCAGGGAGCATCCTCTGGCGTTCGGAGTATCAAGCACTCAATGAGAAGGGAGATATCCTACGGGAGCAGGCACAGTATTGGGGGCAACGTGGGATTCACTACCATCAGTTTCTCAAAGCAGGTGAGAACACGCTGAATTTCCAGCTGGCACGGGAACTCTACTCCTTCGTGCGGGAGCGTGGCGGCTATGACGCCGATGCCTGGCTCGAGCGCTACATCGCCCGGATGCTCGAACCGGGGTGGCACCGCGACACCTACGTCGAGGAGTATCACCGGGCATTCTTCACCCGCTACGCGCAGGGAAAGAAGCCACGCAAGTGCGGCATTTGCGATGAGCATATCGGGGGGCTCGCCACCGTCCCAGCGCTCTGTGCTGCCTTGGAGGGAATGGGGTTGCCTGAGTTACGATCCGTCGTGAAGGAGCATGTCGGATTGACTCATGCCCATGCCAATGTCCTCCGGGCGGCTGATACACTGGTGCGTCTTCTCTGGCGGGTGGCGGAGGGGATGGAAGCTCACGAAGCGATCCGGTTGGAAGCGGGTGATTGGATCTCTGGGAAGAAATCCGACTCATGGCTTCACCAACCTGACGAGCATGTCGTCGGATCCCGCTTCAGTCCTGCCTGCTACATCGCCGACGCGATGCCGGCATCGCTCTATCTGGTCTGGAAATACCACCGCGACTTCCCCGCGGGTATCATCGCCAATGCCATGATCGGCGGAGACAACTGCCATCGGGGCGCCGTGGTTGGCAGCATCCTCGGAGCTGCTTGTGGGGTGCCGGAGCGGTTTCTTATGACGCTCCCGCGATGA
- a CDS encoding AarF/ABC1/UbiB kinase family protein: MKDSASGKGAKSAKKEQESIRSGAVGRIAALGGAGARVGVNYLKHYGRAMVGAKDEPSRRRLREELDVKNAETVYDTFSKLKGGPLKLAQMLSIDKNLLPAAYARQFAQAQSSVPPLSYPLVAQTFRREFGKAPEELFDHFEKKASHGASIGQVHRARRKGREYAVKVQYPGVARSLKSDLAVVKPIALRILGLREADVDSYFREVETRLLEETDYNHELVRSVELTKASAHLEGVRFPAYHPELSTGKILTSDWIDGMPLDRFADGDATQRERDRIGQGLWDFYAHQVHELLVFHADPHPGNFLVKEGELWVFDFGCTKKISSEFYRKQFRFLDPRLERDPELLREALRDLDVILPEDAPEQIETITSLCMTWLELLARPFREGNFDFGNPAFLKAIYEMGEENRQADHLRTMRGQRGSPDTIYVNRAFFGLYSLLGRLRARVKVDLPSWITA, encoded by the coding sequence GTGAAAGATTCCGCATCCGGGAAGGGCGCCAAGTCAGCAAAGAAGGAACAGGAAAGCATCCGCTCCGGTGCGGTGGGACGTATAGCCGCGCTCGGCGGAGCCGGCGCCCGCGTGGGGGTCAACTACCTGAAACACTACGGCCGCGCCATGGTCGGCGCGAAGGACGAGCCGAGCCGCCGCAGGCTCCGAGAGGAACTCGATGTGAAGAACGCCGAGACCGTCTACGACACCTTCAGTAAGCTTAAGGGAGGACCGCTCAAGCTGGCCCAGATGCTCAGCATCGACAAAAACCTCCTGCCTGCGGCCTACGCCCGCCAGTTCGCGCAGGCGCAGTCCTCCGTGCCGCCGCTCTCTTACCCGCTGGTTGCCCAGACCTTCAGGCGGGAATTCGGAAAAGCCCCTGAGGAACTCTTCGATCATTTCGAGAAGAAGGCCTCCCACGGGGCCTCCATCGGCCAGGTACACCGGGCCAGAAGGAAAGGACGCGAGTATGCGGTGAAGGTCCAGTACCCTGGCGTGGCGCGAAGTTTGAAGAGCGACCTTGCCGTCGTTAAGCCGATTGCACTCCGCATCCTTGGTCTCCGGGAGGCGGATGTGGATTCCTACTTCCGCGAGGTGGAGACGCGTTTACTGGAGGAAACCGACTACAATCACGAGCTGGTAAGGTCTGTCGAGTTGACGAAGGCCTCAGCACATCTCGAGGGAGTGCGCTTCCCCGCCTACCACCCGGAACTCTCCACCGGCAAGATCCTCACCTCCGACTGGATCGACGGAATGCCACTCGACCGCTTCGCCGACGGGGATGCCACTCAGCGGGAGCGTGACCGGATCGGTCAGGGGCTCTGGGATTTCTACGCCCATCAGGTTCATGAGCTACTAGTCTTCCACGCCGATCCTCATCCCGGGAATTTCCTCGTGAAAGAGGGGGAACTCTGGGTGTTTGATTTCGGTTGCACTAAGAAGATTTCCTCGGAATTTTACCGAAAGCAGTTCCGCTTCCTGGATCCCCGGCTGGAGCGCGACCCGGAACTCCTGAGGGAAGCCCTGCGAGACCTCGATGTGATCCTGCCCGAAGACGCTCCGGAGCAGATCGAGACGATCACCTCTCTCTGCATGACCTGGCTGGAGCTGCTGGCACGGCCCTTCCGCGAAGGAAACTTCGACTTCGGCAATCCCGCCTTCCTCAAGGCCATCTACGAGATGGGGGAGGAGAATCGCCAAGCCGACCATCTGAGGACGATGCGTGGTCAGCGCGGCTCACCCGACACGATCTATGTGAACCGTGCCTTCTTCGGACTCTACAGCCTACTCGGGCGTCTGCGCGCCCGGGTGAAGGTCGACCTTCCCTCCTGGATAACGGCTTAA